From the genome of Uranotaenia lowii strain MFRU-FL chromosome 1, ASM2978415v1, whole genome shotgun sequence, one region includes:
- the LOC129739368 gene encoding excitatory amino acid transporter 3-like produces the protein MKREQWKEVLKENMLTLFTIVGVVVGVVLGIGLREVPDEGESWAPRDVAYINFVGDIFLRMLKALILPLIVTSLIAAVGSLDLSLSGKIGGRAVLYYVLTTVMAVILGIVLVVTIQPGKGAEETSGDSQGAIRNVTTADTMLDLVRNMFPPNLVQACLQQYQTVLTPPKSNPNEPDISLWTVGGKFNDGMNIIGLVVASIVFGIALGALKEESSLVLQFFQQLSHTVMKVTGWVIWLSPIGVLFLITAKLLEMEDLGEVFSKLGLYFAVVAGGIMFHGFVVLPLIYFLFLRKNPVRFVANMGQAIATAFGTASSSATLPVTMQCLEEKNHIDPRVSRFVLPIGATINMDGTALYEAVAAIFIAQLRGLSLTFGNIVAISITATAASIGAAGIPQAGLVTLVMVLDTVNLPAEDVSLIIAVDWLLDRFRTVVNVLGDSFGAAIVAHYSRKELEKLSNNSETVPDLNGKSQRNSLGHSAETIMFEERL, from the exons ATGAAACGAGAGCAATGGAAGGAAGTTTTGAAGGAGAACATGCTGACCCTTTTCACGATTGTGGGTGTGGTTGTTGGTGTAGTTTTGGGGATAGGATTACGTGAAGTTCCGGATGAAGGCGAATCGTGGGCTCCACGTGATGTGGCTTATATCAATTTCGTGGGTGACATCTTTCTGCGGATGCTGAAAGCTCTCATATTACCGTTGATTGTTACGTCTTTGATTGCTGCCGTTGGATCGCTGGATTTATCTCTGTCAGGGAAAATTGGAGGTCGGGCGGTGCTTTACTATGTGCTTACTACTGTTATGGCCGTTATACTTGGTATTGTACTGGTAGTGACGATTCAGCCGGGCAAGGGAGCTGAAGAGACCAGTGGAGATTCTCAAGGTGCTATTCGCAATGTAACTACGGCTGACACCATGCTTGATCTCGTTCGAAATATGTTCCCGCCCAATTTGGTCCAGGCATGCCTTCAACAGTACCAAACAGTTCTAACACCACCCAAAAGCAATCCCAACGAACCGGACATAAGTCTGTGGACCGTGGGGGGAAAATTCAATGATGGAATGAACATCATCGGTTTAGTCGTTGCTTCAATTGTTTTTGGAATAGCCCTTGGAGCTTTGAAAGAGGAATCGAGTTTGGTATTACAATTTTTCCAACAACTGTCTCACACTGTGATGAAGGTCACTGGTTGGGTGATATG gTTATCTCCCATCGGTGTTCTGTTTCTGATCACTGCAAAGCTTCTGGAAATGGAAGATTTGGGCGAAGTTTTCTCCAAACTTGGTCTTTATTTTGCCGTCGTTGCCGGTGGTATTATGTTCCATGGCTTTGTGGTACTGCCGCTTATTTACTTTTTGTTCCTCCGGAAAAATCCAGTCCGTTTTGTGGCCAACATGGGGCAGGCAATTGCGACGGCCTTCGGAACGGCATCCAGCTCGGCTACGCTTCCCGTCACGATGCAATGTCTCGAAGAGAAGAACCACATCGATCCAAGGGTTTCCAGATTCGTGTTGCCGATCGGGGCCACGATAAACATGGACGGAACCGCACTTTATGAAGCCGTTGCAGCCATATTTATTGCACAGTTGAGAG GACTATCGCTAACGTTTGGCAATATTGTGGCCATCAGCATAACGGCAACGGCGGCCAGCATCGGTGCTGCCGGAATACCGCAAGCTGGTCTCGTCACCCTGGTTATGGTTCTGGACACGGTCAATCTACCGGCCGAAGATGTATCGCTGATCATTGCAGTTGATTGGTTACT cGATCGGTTTCGAACAGTGGTCAATGTGCTGGGAGACAGTTTTGGTGCCGCAATTGTTGCTCATTACAGCCGCAAGGAGTTGGAGAAGTTATCCAACAACAGTGAAACCGTACCCGATTTGAATGGAAAATCGCAGCGAAATTCTCTAGGCCATAGTGCCGAAACCATTATGTTTGAGGAGAGATTATAA